One window of Candidatus Microthrix subdominans genomic DNA carries:
- a CDS encoding Dabb family protein has translation MFRHVLLLTMRDDADDTQVNALVDALRSLPAQIPEIVSYRAGRDLGLRDDTADVAIVGEYADEAAWRAYLAHPAHRAVVTDHVEPLVAHRQSVQFHD, from the coding sequence ATGTTCCGCCACGTGCTGCTGCTGACCATGCGAGATGACGCCGACGACACCCAGGTCAACGCCTTGGTGGACGCGCTGCGTTCCCTTCCCGCCCAGATCCCCGAGATCGTCTCCTACCGAGCGGGCCGGGATCTGGGGCTCCGCGACGACACCGCCGACGTGGCCATCGTGGGCGAGTACGCCGACGAGGCCGCTTGGCGCGCCTACCTGGCCCATCCCGCGCACAGGGCCGTCGTCACCGATCACGTGGAACCGCTGGTCGCGCACCGCCAGTCGGTTCAGTTCCACGACTGA
- a CDS encoding MoxR family ATPase encodes MALFLAMRLSQPLLLEGPSGVGKSSAATALAAALRTPLIQLHCYEGSTADDALYRWNRPRQVLALRRAEATNDLPPDQAQDVSPAATPATSLDDLFTADFLIDGPLLRAVRHDDEVPAVLLIDDVDRSDARFEALLVEFLGQMSVTVPEIGTFGPKVPPIVIITCNGSRPLSDALKRGCHYHRMEHQSVERAVEIVRRRVGDAGLPLIEAATAFVFEVRTLDLDYPPGLAESIDWVAALTALGLVEFETNVARSTLGSIAKTPEDLEAIGSALDGLADSP; translated from the coding sequence ATGGCCCTGTTCTTGGCCATGCGGCTGAGCCAACCGCTCCTGTTGGAAGGCCCTTCCGGCGTGGGCAAGTCCTCCGCCGCCACGGCGCTGGCCGCTGCGCTGCGCACCCCGCTGATCCAATTGCACTGCTACGAGGGCAGCACCGCCGACGACGCGCTCTATCGGTGGAACCGGCCCAGACAGGTGCTGGCGCTCCGGCGGGCCGAGGCCACAAACGACCTTCCCCCCGACCAGGCACAGGACGTCAGCCCGGCAGCGACGCCGGCGACGTCGCTGGACGACCTCTTCACCGCGGACTTCCTCATCGACGGGCCGCTGCTGCGTGCGGTTCGCCACGACGACGAGGTGCCAGCTGTACTCCTGATCGATGACGTCGATCGAAGCGACGCTCGCTTTGAGGCCCTGTTGGTGGAGTTTCTCGGGCAGATGTCGGTGACCGTGCCCGAAATCGGCACGTTTGGCCCCAAGGTTCCGCCGATCGTCATCATTACGTGCAACGGCAGCCGTCCGCTCAGCGACGCACTCAAACGGGGCTGCCACTACCACCGGATGGAGCACCAGTCGGTCGAACGAGCGGTCGAGATCGTCCGCCGCCGAGTGGGTGACGCCGGGCTGCCGCTGATCGAGGCAGCAACCGCATTCGTCTTCGAGGTACGGACACTCGACCTGGACTACCCGCCAGGGCTGGCCGAGTCGATCGACTGGGTCGCAGCCCTCACCGCACTCGGCCTCGTCGAGTTCGAGACGAACGTTGCCCGCTCTACTCTGGGCTCGATCGCCAAGACCCCCGAGGACCTCGAGGCGATCGGCTCTGCGCTGGACGGGCTGGCCGATTCGCCCTGA